The following are encoded together in the Daucus carota subsp. sativus chromosome 5, DH1 v3.0, whole genome shotgun sequence genome:
- the LOC108220270 gene encoding uncharacterized protein LOC108220270 — MAASSRRYSGPVLRSQSPSGRFCSPGSMSSFASSSSSAFSSRPSRFLQRSTSPTRVNLSGSSSSPSSSVRFSMDRSGSPSRSISATSRSQVVNKSSNGALRSQKKRTCMCSPTNHPGSFRCGLHKNSPSQAGTSSYPSNRLNARRSAMTNSLVRIGTVEGDLVKRALAALIRPSSHSQKRRGSFQPRPSRLSVMSRAQ; from the coding sequence ATGGCGGCGTCTTCGAGAAGATACAGTGGACCAGTCCTTCGTTCTCAGTCTCCTTCAGGGAGATTCTGCTCCCCTGGCTCCATGTCCTCGTTcgcttcttcttcatcttcggCTTTTTCGTCTCGGCCTTCTCGCTTTCTCCAAAGATCTACCTCGCCAACGCGAGTTAATCTCTCCGGCTCTTCTAGCTCCCCGTCGTCATCGGTCCGGTTCTCGATGGACCGCTCCGGCTCCCCGAGCAGATCGATTTCAGCAACGAGTCGTAGCCAGGTGGTGAACAAATCGAGCAACGGTGCTCTGAGGAGCCAGAAGAAGCGGACGTGTATGTGTTCTCCCACGAATCATCCCGGCTCGTTCCGGTGCGGTCTTCACAAGAATTCACCGAGCCAGGCCGGTACGTCGTCGTATCCGTCAAACAGGCTGAATGCACGGAGATCGGCTATGACGAATTCGCTGGTGAGAATTGGGACAGTGGAAGGTGATTTGGTGAAAAGAGCTCTGGCGGCGTTGATAAGACCGTCGTCTCATAGCCAGAAGCGCCGTGGCTCGTTCCAGCCCAGACCTAGCAGGCTCTCGGTTATGTCCAGAGCTCAATAA